A genomic window from Chitinophaga pollutisoli includes:
- a CDS encoding two-component regulator propeller domain-containing protein, with amino-acid sequence MLRLLMPALLLCCQLTVRAQPPWQFDLIDSRNGLSSNQVNSIVKGPDGFMWIGTIAGLNRYDGHTFRIFRHVAGDSSTLNDDFINQVVPGPHNTLWVQTPNGWNRYDPHTETFTARVRPHLAAMGVPDDNFTVMCADSEGRFWFAVPGKGLYGYNPADRRRLPPLPLYSANVAGIAPGPGGSVWVVYAEGVLDRIDPSARKCVHRTEAIRQLDPQPNPAYRLFTDTEGDVWIYAYGTSRGAACYKSATGELAILRKNGGKARLNNDIINGITQDGNGLIWIATDHGGVNVLDKKDFSVRYLVNNEQDARSISQNSINSIYRDDQGIIWLGTFKKGMNRYHAGIPRFPVYQHRPNQPGSLPYNDVNRFVEDKSGNLWIGTNGGGLLYFDRAANTYTRYLHDPSNRNSISSNVIVSLLIDREGKLWIGTYFGGLDCFDGQRFTNYRHSDADPNSLADDRVWEIYEDSRARLWIGTLSQGLIGFDRKAGVFKKYMPQGSKSNYIAAIHEDRAGDLWIGTSFGIDVMDHRTGLFRHFEHREQDAGSLSHNNVTAFCQDSRGILWIATHDGLNRWDPARGSFIRYGREHGLPDNTILTLLEDDDKHLWLSTPNGLCRATVLSSGDSIRLQTRNFDESDGLQGRQFNENAALKTRKGELVFGGANGFNIFETASLRNRPASPEIVFTDLQLFNQPVLAGKEYNGRIVLPQSISAARALTFRYNQNVFTVEFAALEFVNPHKIRYAYQLKGFSDEWLYTDSRNRKATFTNLNPGQYTLLVKAAGDDGQWSPAPLALSIRILPPWWLTKIAWVGYALLLIAALIAARHGVLRRARARFRIERERQEAQRLHELDMMKIRFFTNVSHEFRTPLSLIISPVEKMVRESKQPEEKRQFQLIHRNARRLLNMVNQLLDFRKLEEHELRLAKSPGDIIAFIREVSFSFSDMAENKGIGFAFHAGRDRLFTTFDHDKLERVLFNLLSNAFKFTQAGGRVSVTVALEGPPTAGQLHIHVADTGIGIAPEKQEKIFERFFQDAIPGSLVNQGSGIGLSITKEFVRLHGGSVSVESRENEGSTFTVILPVTVLREDAEPVTIAECTEAPQETPAPPPNRQKGKRKTILVVEDNEDFRFYIKDNLKPWYDVLEAADGKAGWQKALSGHPDLIVSDISMPEMNGIDLCRKIRDDRRTTSIPVILLTALTGEEQQLTGLETGASDYMTKPFNVEILLSRIRNLLNQQENIRKTYQKQVQVVASNPETAPVEDDFVRRALAYVERQLSDPELSVEGLSREMLLSRAALYKKLFTLTGQTPAEFIRHIRLQRAKQLLEKGNTTVAEVAYQVGFNNPKLFAKTFKETYGQLPSSYLKNRQAE; translated from the coding sequence ATGTTGAGGCTTCTTATGCCGGCCTTGCTTCTTTGTTGCCAGCTCACAGTGCGGGCGCAGCCTCCGTGGCAGTTCGATCTGATCGACAGCCGCAACGGCCTTTCCAGCAACCAGGTCAATTCCATCGTCAAAGGCCCTGACGGCTTTATGTGGATCGGCACCATCGCCGGTCTGAACCGGTATGATGGCCATACTTTCCGCATATTCCGCCATGTGGCGGGCGATTCTTCTACCCTGAACGACGATTTCATCAACCAGGTGGTGCCCGGGCCGCATAATACGCTTTGGGTGCAAACCCCCAACGGCTGGAACCGTTACGATCCGCATACTGAAACCTTTACCGCCCGCGTCCGCCCGCATCTCGCGGCGATGGGCGTCCCCGACGATAATTTCACTGTGATGTGCGCTGATAGCGAAGGCCGCTTCTGGTTTGCGGTGCCGGGAAAAGGGCTCTATGGATACAACCCCGCCGACCGCCGCCGCCTGCCGCCTTTGCCGCTGTATTCGGCGAACGTGGCCGGTATCGCGCCGGGACCGGGCGGTTCCGTTTGGGTGGTGTATGCCGAGGGCGTCCTCGACAGGATAGACCCATCCGCCCGCAAGTGCGTCCACCGCACCGAAGCCATCCGTCAGCTCGATCCCCAACCCAACCCCGCCTACCGGCTCTTTACCGATACGGAAGGCGACGTCTGGATTTACGCCTATGGCACTTCGCGCGGAGCGGCCTGCTACAAGTCCGCTACCGGCGAGCTGGCCATCCTCCGGAAAAATGGCGGCAAAGCGCGGCTCAACAACGATATCATCAACGGTATTACGCAGGACGGTAACGGCCTCATCTGGATCGCGACCGACCACGGGGGCGTAAACGTGCTCGATAAAAAGGATTTTTCCGTCCGCTACCTCGTGAACAACGAGCAGGACGCGCGGAGCATCAGCCAGAACAGCATCAATTCCATTTACCGCGACGATCAGGGCATCATTTGGCTGGGCACTTTCAAAAAAGGGATGAACCGTTATCACGCCGGCATCCCGCGTTTCCCCGTTTACCAGCACCGGCCTAATCAACCCGGCTCGCTGCCTTATAATGACGTCAACCGTTTCGTGGAAGATAAATCCGGCAACCTCTGGATCGGGACCAACGGCGGCGGTTTATTGTATTTCGATCGCGCGGCGAACACCTACACCCGCTATCTCCACGATCCTTCGAACCGCAACAGCATTTCCAGCAACGTAATTGTGAGCCTGCTGATTGACAGGGAAGGAAAGCTCTGGATCGGTACCTATTTCGGCGGCCTCGACTGCTTCGACGGCCAGCGGTTCACCAATTACCGGCATAGCGACGCGGATCCGAACAGCCTGGCCGACGACAGGGTGTGGGAGATTTATGAAGACAGCAGGGCCCGCCTTTGGATCGGCACGCTCAGTCAGGGCCTCATCGGTTTCGACCGTAAGGCCGGCGTATTCAAAAAATACATGCCCCAGGGCTCCAAATCCAATTACATCGCCGCCATCCACGAAGACCGCGCCGGTGATCTCTGGATCGGTACTTCTTTCGGTATCGACGTGATGGACCACCGCACGGGGCTTTTCCGCCACTTCGAGCATCGCGAGCAAGACGCCGGCAGCCTGAGCCATAATAATGTAACCGCTTTTTGCCAGGACAGTCGCGGTATCCTCTGGATCGCCACACATGACGGCCTCAACCGCTGGGACCCCGCGCGCGGGAGCTTCATCCGGTATGGCCGCGAGCACGGGCTGCCCGACAATACCATTCTCACCCTCCTGGAAGACGACGACAAACACCTATGGCTCAGTACACCCAACGGCCTATGCCGCGCCACGGTGCTCTCCTCCGGGGATTCCATCCGGTTGCAGACCCGGAACTTCGATGAGTCGGACGGGTTGCAGGGGCGGCAGTTCAATGAGAACGCCGCGCTGAAAACCCGGAAAGGGGAGCTGGTGTTCGGCGGCGCCAACGGTTTCAATATTTTTGAAACGGCCTCACTACGCAACAGGCCTGCGTCGCCGGAGATTGTATTCACCGATCTGCAATTGTTCAACCAGCCGGTGCTTGCGGGCAAGGAATATAATGGACGGATCGTGCTGCCGCAGTCCATCAGCGCGGCCAGAGCGTTAACATTCCGTTATAACCAGAATGTGTTTACGGTAGAATTTGCAGCGCTGGAGTTCGTGAACCCGCATAAGATCCGGTATGCTTATCAATTGAAAGGCTTTAGCGACGAATGGTTGTATACCGACAGCCGCAACCGTAAGGCAACTTTCACCAACCTGAATCCAGGCCAGTATACATTATTGGTAAAAGCCGCGGGCGACGACGGGCAGTGGAGCCCCGCGCCCCTGGCGCTCAGCATTCGCATACTGCCGCCGTGGTGGCTCACGAAGATCGCCTGGGTGGGTTACGCCCTGCTGCTTATCGCCGCATTGATCGCAGCGCGGCACGGGGTGCTCCGCCGCGCGAGGGCGCGCTTCCGCATCGAGCGCGAGCGTCAGGAAGCGCAGCGGCTGCATGAGCTGGATATGATGAAGATCCGCTTCTTCACCAACGTAAGCCACGAATTCAGAACGCCACTTTCCCTCATCATTTCACCGGTGGAGAAGATGGTGCGCGAATCGAAACAGCCGGAGGAGAAACGCCAGTTCCAGCTCATCCACCGCAACGCGCGGCGCCTCCTCAATATGGTGAACCAGCTGCTGGATTTCAGGAAACTGGAAGAACACGAGCTCCGGCTCGCAAAATCCCCTGGCGATATCATCGCGTTCATCCGCGAGGTGTCTTTCTCGTTTTCAGATATGGCGGAGAACAAAGGGATTGGTTTCGCGTTTCATGCAGGCCGTGACCGGCTGTTCACCACTTTCGACCACGACAAACTGGAAAGGGTGTTGTTCAATTTATTGTCGAACGCGTTCAAATTCACCCAGGCCGGCGGGCGTGTTTCGGTGACCGTAGCGCTGGAAGGCCCGCCCACCGCCGGGCAGCTGCATATCCACGTGGCGGACACCGGCATAGGGATCGCGCCGGAAAAGCAGGAAAAAATCTTCGAACGCTTCTTCCAGGATGCCATCCCCGGCTCCCTGGTGAACCAGGGCAGCGGCATCGGGCTGTCGATCACGAAAGAATTTGTGCGGTTGCACGGCGGATCTGTTTCGGTGGAAAGCAGGGAAAACGAAGGCAGTACTTTTACTGTAATTCTTCCCGTAACGGTATTGCGGGAAGACGCCGAGCCGGTTACGATTGCCGAATGTACGGAAGCGCCCCAGGAAACGCCGGCACCTCCGCCCAACCGGCAAAAAGGGAAACGCAAAACGATCCTGGTGGTGGAAGACAATGAAGATTTCCGCTTCTATATTAAAGACAACCTGAAACCCTGGTACGACGTGCTCGAAGCGGCCGACGGGAAAGCAGGTTGGCAAAAAGCGCTCTCCGGCCACCCGGACCTCATCGTTTCCGACATCAGCATGCCGGAAATGAACGGCATCGACCTCTGCCGCAAAATCCGTGACGACCGCCGCACGACGTCTATCCCCGTCATCCTGCTTACCGCCCTCACCGGCGAAGAGCAACAGCTGACCGGCCTTGAAACCGGCGCCAGCGATTATATGACCAAGCCCTTCAACGTCGAAATCCTTCTTTCACGCATCCGCAACCTGCTCAACCAGCAGGAAAATATCCGCAAAACCTACCAGAAACAAGTGCAGGTAGTGGCCTCCAACCCGGAAACCGCGCCGGTTGAAGACGATTTCGTGCGCAGGGCGCTGGCATACGTGGAACGGCAACTGTCTGACCCCGAATTGTCGGTGGAAGGCCTCAGCCGCGAGATGCTCCTGAGCCGGGCGGCCCTGTACAAAAAACTGTTCACCCTCACCGGTCAGACGCCGGCGGAATTCATCCGCCATATCCGCTTGCAAAGAGCGAAGCAATTACTGGAAAAAGGGAACACGACGGTAGCCGAAGTAGCCTACCAGGTCGGCTTCAACAATCCAAAACTCTTCGCCAAAACATTTAAGGAAACCTATGGCCAGCTGCCCAGCTCGTACCTGAAAAATCGCCAGGCCGAATAA
- a CDS encoding TIM-barrel domain-containing protein — protein sequence MAGAAKAGENDKFVRTRDGVILYPDARTSGGVQAVRLQVIRGNIIRVTASPEKTFPDPKSLMITFQPQTVKWTLEEKGGSLVLKAPGITANILKQTGAVSFTDPSGKPLIAERSWNGRAVAPVVFEGQPSWSIRQTFESGPDDGFFGLGQHQESIYNYKGQQVFLWQNNTEVAVPFLLGARNYGVLWDNYSYTLAGDARELMPLSRLRLFDKNGKEGWLTASYSNDRKQPENAAFTKAESLIDYAWLDDTKKLIPEGFPLQDGAITWEGNIVSGFSGDHLFRVVYGGYVKIWLDGKLLADNWRQAWNPASVSLQLPLEKDRKHHLKIQWTPDGTASYLTVKWLPPAPAADRDAFTFASQAGRQLDYYCIAGKNADEVIAGYRTLTGKAPLMPRWAMGFWQSRERYKTQEEVLQTAAEFRRRGIPLDNIVQDWSYWKEDDWGSQDFDPARFPDADAMIRDLHGKYNTRVMISVWPKVYEGIDVYRQFDRKGWLYARNIADRQRDWIGQGYVSTFYDAFNADARRGFWDLLHTKLYKRGIDAWWMDASEPDILSNVSPEKRLAQMTPLSAGIAAEYLNAYPLENARGIYEGQRAVDSMKRVFLLTRSGFAGSQRYAAAIWSGDIGSRWEDMKAQIMAGVNFSLSGLPYWTMDIGGFAVERRYELGLPSDTAEWRELQARWFQFGTFVPLFRAHGQFPFREVFNIAPEGSPAYETMLYYNKLRYRLMPYIYSLAGMTYHRDYTMMRGLVMDFPNDKLSREIGDQYMFGPSLLISPVYAFGAREKELYLPAGQGWYDLYAGKYEEGGKRIRVDAPYERMPVYVKEGAILPAGPALQYTAEKPADTITLFVYTGKDAAFDIYEDEDTTYGYEKGRFSNIPLRYNESKGELTIGARSGRFPGMREHRIFRVIWVGKNRAHGFDPAAVADVETHYNGQEIRVKRYHQPK from the coding sequence TTGGCGGGCGCCGCAAAAGCCGGGGAAAACGACAAGTTCGTCCGCACCCGAGACGGCGTCATTTTGTACCCGGACGCGCGAACGTCCGGCGGGGTGCAGGCAGTGCGCCTGCAAGTGATAAGGGGCAACATCATCCGGGTGACGGCCTCGCCCGAAAAGACATTTCCCGATCCGAAGAGCCTCATGATTACATTCCAGCCGCAAACTGTTAAGTGGACGCTGGAAGAGAAGGGCGGGTCGCTCGTGCTGAAGGCCCCGGGCATCACCGCAAATATTTTAAAGCAAACGGGGGCGGTGTCCTTTACCGACCCTTCCGGCAAGCCGCTCATCGCTGAAAGAAGCTGGAACGGCCGCGCCGTGGCGCCTGTCGTGTTTGAAGGGCAGCCGTCGTGGAGCATCCGGCAGACATTCGAATCCGGGCCCGACGATGGGTTTTTCGGCCTGGGGCAGCACCAGGAAAGCATATATAATTATAAAGGCCAGCAGGTTTTTCTCTGGCAGAACAATACCGAAGTGGCGGTGCCATTCCTGCTCGGCGCGCGGAATTACGGCGTGCTGTGGGATAATTATAGCTACACGCTGGCAGGTGATGCGCGCGAGCTGATGCCGCTTTCGCGCCTGCGGCTGTTCGATAAAAATGGCAAAGAAGGCTGGCTGACGGCCTCCTACAGCAACGATCGCAAGCAGCCGGAGAACGCGGCGTTCACGAAAGCGGAATCCTTAATCGATTATGCCTGGCTGGACGATACGAAGAAGCTTATTCCCGAGGGTTTTCCCTTGCAGGATGGCGCGATCACCTGGGAAGGCAACATCGTTTCCGGGTTTTCGGGCGACCATCTTTTCCGCGTGGTATACGGCGGGTATGTGAAGATTTGGCTCGACGGCAAGCTGCTGGCCGACAACTGGCGCCAGGCCTGGAACCCGGCTTCCGTTTCGTTGCAATTGCCGCTGGAAAAAGACCGGAAGCATCATCTCAAAATTCAATGGACGCCCGACGGCACCGCTTCCTACCTCACGGTGAAGTGGCTGCCGCCCGCGCCGGCTGCTGACCGCGACGCTTTCACTTTTGCTTCGCAGGCCGGCCGTCAGCTCGATTATTATTGCATCGCGGGGAAGAACGCCGATGAAGTGATCGCCGGTTACCGTACGCTGACGGGCAAGGCGCCCTTGATGCCCCGCTGGGCGATGGGCTTCTGGCAAAGCCGCGAGCGTTACAAAACGCAGGAAGAAGTGCTGCAAACTGCCGCGGAGTTCCGCCGGCGAGGCATTCCGCTCGATAATATCGTACAGGACTGGAGTTATTGGAAAGAAGACGACTGGGGCAGCCAGGATTTCGATCCCGCGCGCTTCCCGGACGCCGATGCCATGATCCGCGACCTGCACGGCAAATACAATACGCGCGTCATGATTTCCGTGTGGCCGAAAGTGTATGAAGGGATCGACGTGTACCGGCAATTCGATAGGAAGGGCTGGCTGTATGCCCGCAACATCGCCGACCGGCAGCGCGACTGGATCGGGCAGGGGTATGTGTCCACCTTTTACGACGCCTTCAATGCTGATGCGCGCCGCGGGTTTTGGGATCTTTTACATACAAAATTATATAAGCGCGGTATTGACGCCTGGTGGATGGACGCCAGCGAGCCCGACATCCTTTCGAACGTATCGCCTGAAAAGCGGTTGGCGCAGATGACGCCGCTTTCCGCGGGGATTGCTGCCGAATACCTCAACGCCTATCCGTTGGAGAATGCGCGGGGGATTTATGAAGGCCAGCGCGCGGTGGATTCCATGAAGCGCGTGTTTTTGCTGACGCGTTCGGGGTTTGCGGGGTCGCAGCGATATGCGGCGGCGATCTGGAGCGGAGATATTGGTTCGAGGTGGGAAGATATGAAAGCGCAGATCATGGCGGGCGTCAATTTTTCGCTGTCGGGCCTCCCGTACTGGACGATGGATATCGGGGGATTTGCGGTGGAAAGAAGATACGAGCTCGGGCTGCCGTCGGACACGGCGGAGTGGCGGGAATTGCAGGCGCGGTGGTTCCAGTTCGGGACGTTTGTGCCGCTGTTCCGCGCCCATGGGCAGTTCCCGTTCAGGGAGGTGTTTAACATCGCGCCGGAAGGGAGCCCTGCTTATGAAACGATGCTGTATTACAACAAGCTGCGTTACCGGTTGATGCCATATATCTATTCGCTGGCGGGGATGACTTACCACCGCGACTATACGATGATGCGCGGGCTGGTGATGGATTTCCCAAATGATAAGTTATCGCGCGAGATCGGGGACCAGTATATGTTCGGCCCCTCGCTGCTGATAAGCCCTGTGTACGCATTCGGTGCGCGGGAGAAGGAGTTGTATTTGCCTGCGGGGCAGGGATGGTATGATTTGTATGCGGGAAAATATGAAGAAGGAGGGAAGCGCATCCGGGTGGATGCGCCCTATGAGCGGATGCCCGTATATGTGAAAGAAGGGGCTATCCTCCCGGCGGGGCCGGCTTTGCAATACACCGCCGAAAAACCGGCGGATACCATCACGCTGTTCGTGTATACCGGCAAAGACGCGGCCTTCGATATTTACGAAGATGAAGATACTACCTACGGATACGAAAAGGGACGATTCAGCAACATTCCCCTGCGGTATAACGAAAGCAAGGGCGAGCTTACGATCGGCGCGCGCAGCGGCCGCTTCCCGGGCATGCGGGAACACCGCATTTTCCGCGTGATCTGGGTCGGGAAAAACCGGGCGCATGGATTTGATCCTGCCGCAGTGGCGGATGTGGAAACCCATTACAACGGACAGGAAATTCGCGTCAAACGTTACCATCAACCAAAATAA
- a CDS encoding TonB-dependent receptor, with translation MQQKIPSKVRRTVFRKAVALLCLCLLGGMAAMAQVKVTGRVTDEGGKPLVAASIQESGTGNGVYSDEQGNYTITVKSNAALNVSYVGYLTQVVPVGDRNSIAIILKVNQDLSEVVVIGYGTARKKDVTGAINTISSKDFGNNSATTPSQLLAGKATGVQVVNASGTPGSGANIVIRGVGSFTSVSPLYVIDGIQGDAGLFNAINPQDIESITILKDAASTAIYGAAAANGVVLITTKRGKSGAPRVTFSSQWGFAKRGKKLDVLNAAQYHELAQDYATAQSATLPAKFNSPDIDITRTDWQDAIFRTGGLSNNAVSVNGGTDHILYNFSAGYINQESVVQNYRYRAANFRIGLEERLGIFRFGQSLSAQFLRNTGNSADLTAALYMPPYFHVYDPSRQGGFTAATNVLDLSNAGNPLAPIMTKESVNRNYLLYPQFFGEIRPFKSLRVRSQIALSYGGNNTSDYQLPFIDGNDLATGRSATESHSSFNWYLLENYATWNQGFGKHNLEVTVGNSYKDRGRSSFLRAQGTGIANDLVRNISVALSNTVTGANAGYGNNNVGISYFGRLVYSYNDKYVLTASIRRDGSSVFGPANKFGNFPGVGLAWNASNEEFLKSAAFISDLKVRVSWGKTGNNNIGAFQTSPLTYSGSPTGNLVYSFGPGEGFFSGTTINAISNPNLKWEETVQTNAGFDLSMFNNKLGVTFDWYRRKNNDLLVNVPIPNSTGAGPATGSPTLASNAASAQNTGVEMALNYKNETAGGFSYSIGVNGGYNKNIVNSLGNEFAAPIRDGAFNQNSAATYTAKGHPIGSFYGRLVDHVAIDQADIDRYNDNARKATGNPTAVYQADAKPGDFLFRDINGNGFIDDGDMTILGNPIPKFVYGGTVSLGYKNFDFNTAFAGVSGVTLYKEQNYVLMGTSALHNVSTEMLQRWRKPGDVAKYPRAGQNQTANLQPSDFYTEKGDYMRVRMITVGYTFPRSFLNSFSKGVVSSLRLYVSGENLITLTKYSGYDPEISAPSGSNFIFARGIDRGQLGQPKTVLFGLQVGL, from the coding sequence ATGCAACAAAAAATACCCTCAAAGGTACGGCGGACCGTATTCCGGAAAGCCGTCGCATTACTCTGTTTGTGCCTGCTGGGCGGCATGGCGGCCATGGCGCAGGTGAAAGTAACCGGCCGCGTGACCGACGAAGGCGGCAAGCCCCTGGTAGCGGCTTCCATCCAGGAGTCGGGCACGGGCAACGGCGTGTATTCCGACGAACAGGGGAACTACACGATTACCGTAAAATCCAATGCCGCACTGAATGTTTCCTACGTGGGGTACCTTACCCAGGTTGTTCCCGTCGGCGATAGGAACAGCATCGCAATCATCCTGAAAGTAAACCAGGACCTCAGCGAAGTGGTCGTAATCGGATACGGCACGGCCCGCAAAAAGGACGTGACCGGCGCCATCAACACCATTTCCAGCAAAGACTTCGGTAACAACTCCGCCACCACGCCCAGCCAGCTCCTCGCGGGCAAAGCCACCGGCGTGCAGGTGGTGAATGCCAGCGGTACGCCCGGCAGCGGCGCCAATATCGTCATCCGTGGCGTCGGATCCTTCACCAGTGTAAGCCCGCTCTACGTCATCGACGGTATCCAGGGCGACGCCGGCCTTTTCAATGCCATTAACCCCCAGGACATCGAAAGCATCACCATCCTCAAAGACGCCGCTTCCACCGCGATTTACGGCGCCGCCGCAGCCAACGGCGTGGTGCTGATCACCACCAAAAGAGGGAAGTCCGGCGCGCCGCGCGTCACCTTTTCATCGCAATGGGGCTTCGCCAAAAGAGGCAAGAAGCTCGACGTGCTGAACGCCGCGCAATACCACGAACTGGCGCAGGATTACGCCACCGCGCAATCGGCCACCCTGCCCGCCAAATTCAACAGCCCGGATATCGATATCACGCGCACCGACTGGCAGGATGCCATCTTCCGCACCGGCGGGCTGTCCAACAACGCGGTAAGCGTAAACGGCGGGACGGATCATATTTTGTATAATTTTTCCGCGGGCTACATCAACCAGGAATCCGTGGTGCAGAATTACCGTTACCGCGCGGCCAACTTCCGCATCGGTCTGGAGGAAAGGCTGGGCATTTTCCGTTTCGGGCAATCCCTCAGCGCGCAGTTCCTCCGCAATACCGGCAATTCCGCCGACCTCACGGCCGCGCTCTATATGCCGCCGTACTTCCATGTTTACGACCCCTCCCGCCAGGGAGGCTTCACGGCCGCCACGAACGTCCTCGACCTGAGCAATGCGGGCAACCCGCTGGCGCCCATCATGACTAAAGAATCCGTCAACCGGAATTATCTGCTGTACCCGCAGTTCTTTGGTGAGATCAGGCCTTTCAAATCGCTGCGCGTGCGCTCGCAGATCGCGCTGTCGTATGGCGGCAACAATACCAGCGATTACCAGCTGCCTTTCATCGACGGCAACGACCTGGCGACTGGCCGTTCCGCCACCGAATCGCATTCCAGCTTCAATTGGTACCTGCTCGAAAATTACGCCACCTGGAACCAGGGCTTCGGGAAACATAACCTGGAAGTCACCGTCGGAAATTCCTACAAAGACCGCGGCCGCAGTTCCTTCCTCCGCGCGCAGGGCACAGGAATCGCCAACGACCTGGTGCGCAATATTTCCGTGGCGCTGTCCAACACCGTAACCGGCGCCAATGCCGGATACGGTAACAACAACGTGGGAATTTCGTACTTCGGGCGCCTGGTCTACAGTTACAACGATAAATATGTGCTCACGGCCAGTATCCGCCGCGACGGCTCTTCCGTATTCGGCCCCGCCAACAAATTCGGGAATTTCCCCGGCGTGGGCCTGGCCTGGAATGCATCCAACGAAGAATTCCTCAAATCCGCCGCATTCATTTCCGACCTGAAAGTGCGGGTGAGCTGGGGTAAGACGGGGAACAACAACATCGGCGCGTTCCAGACATCACCGCTCACCTATAGCGGGAGCCCTACCGGCAACCTGGTATATAGTTTCGGCCCTGGCGAAGGTTTCTTTTCCGGTACCACCATCAACGCTATTTCCAATCCCAACCTAAAGTGGGAGGAAACCGTGCAAACTAACGCGGGCTTCGACCTGAGCATGTTCAACAACAAACTCGGCGTAACGTTCGACTGGTATCGCCGCAAGAACAACGACCTGTTGGTGAACGTGCCGATTCCCAACTCTACAGGCGCGGGCCCCGCTACGGGAAGTCCCACGCTGGCGAGCAACGCGGCTTCCGCGCAGAATACGGGCGTGGAGATGGCACTCAATTACAAGAACGAAACCGCGGGAGGTTTCAGCTATAGCATCGGCGTCAACGGAGGTTACAACAAAAACATCGTGAACTCGTTGGGGAACGAATTCGCCGCCCCCATCCGCGACGGCGCCTTCAACCAAAACAGCGCGGCTACCTACACGGCGAAAGGCCATCCCATTGGTTCGTTCTATGGCCGGCTGGTGGATCATGTCGCCATCGACCAGGCGGACATCGACCGGTACAACGACAATGCACGTAAAGCCACCGGCAATCCCACCGCCGTGTACCAGGCGGACGCCAAACCCGGTGATTTCCTTTTCCGGGATATCAACGGCAACGGCTTTATCGATGATGGCGATATGACCATTCTCGGCAACCCTATTCCTAAGTTCGTGTACGGCGGAACAGTGAGTCTGGGTTATAAAAATTTTGATTTCAATACGGCGTTCGCCGGCGTGTCGGGCGTAACGCTGTATAAAGAGCAGAATTACGTGCTGATGGGCACTTCGGCCCTGCACAACGTGAGCACGGAGATGCTCCAGCGCTGGCGCAAGCCGGGCGATGTGGCGAAGTATCCCCGCGCCGGGCAGAACCAGACGGCCAACCTGCAACCTTCCGATTTTTATACTGAGAAAGGCGATTACATGCGTGTAAGGATGATCACCGTGGGATACACTTTCCCCCGCAGTTTCCTGAACAGCTTCAGCAAAGGCGTGGTAAGCAGCCTGCGGCTGTATGTGTCGGGAGAAAACCTGATCACGCTCACTAAGTACAGCGGTTATGATCCGGAGATCAGCGCGCCTTCGGGCTCCAACTTCATCTTCGCGCGCGGCATCGACCGCGGGCAGTTGGGCCAGCCGAAAACAGTGTTGTTCGGATTGCAGGTAGGACTATAA